The following proteins come from a genomic window of Neofelis nebulosa isolate mNeoNeb1 chromosome 5, mNeoNeb1.pri, whole genome shotgun sequence:
- the LOC131511451 gene encoding ragulator complex protein LAMTOR3-like → MADDLKRFLYKKLPSVEGLHAIVVSDRDGVPVITVANDNAPEHALRPGFFSTFALATDQGSKLGLSKNKSIICYYNAYQVVQFNRLPLVVSFTTSSHVNTGFIVSLAKELAPFFDELRQVVVAS, encoded by the coding sequence ATGGCAGATGACCTGAAGCGATTCCTGTATAAAAAATTACCAAGTGTTGAAGGGCTCCATGCTATTGTTGTGTCAGATAGAGATGGAGTGCCAGTTATTACAGTGGCCAATGATAATGCTCCAGAGCATGCTTTGAGACCTGGTTTCTTCTCTACTTTTGCCCTGGCAACAGACCAAGGAAGCAAACTTggactttcaaaaaataaaagtatcatcTGTTACTATAACGCCTACCAGGTGGTTCAATTCAATCGTTTACCTTTGGTGGTGAGTTTCACAACCAGCAGCCATGTCAATACAGGATTCATTGTCAGCCTAGCAAAGGAACTTGCTCCATTCTTTGACGAACTGAGACAAGTTGTGGTAGCTTCTTAA